The segment GTGAACACTCAGCAGGCAACAGTCTCTGGCAGAGGACAGGGCAGCACTCCAAGGCAGGAAACCCACAGCACACATGTAGAGGTGACCACAGTACTTCCATCTTGCCCTCTGGGTTCATGCACTAAGTGCTGTAGCAATTTACAGTGATTACAGCCACTCTTGGCAAATGATGCAAGGTGCATAAGACTCATTTCCATTATGTTATAAAGACAAGATCCTTATGGTCTTTGCTATGAAGATCTGTAATCCACATCTCAATCAAGTATTAACTGCTCAAATGTTCAAAAAAGCATCCAAAGCAATACTTCCAGTTCTTCATTAGGCTAGATTTCTCTATCTTCTTAATATTCTTCTCAGAACTACAGGCTGAGCAGGAATATTTCTGGAGAGCAAGAGCTGCCTGGTGTTACCCATCACATATAGACTGAGCACAATGACTACAGTCTGGAGTGTTAAAATCAAACTGTGAACACACAAGAACAGCTGGCAgtaagtaaaattaaaatagggTTTAGCACTGCTGTGGGCTGGAAACTCATTCCACCAGACAAGAGTAGTTAAATCTGTCCTTCTAACACTGCTGGTTCGTGCTATGATGCTGGGAGAAGTTTGGACTGGAACATCTGAGAAATGTAGCCCAGGTTGTCCAACATCTTCAACGTGGGAGGAGGTAAAACCTGGAGTTGCAGAAGGAATTGACGTGGGTGTGCTGGTGATTTCCATGTCAGACTGCACTGTTACAGCAGTCCCCTGAGATGATGTGAAGTGCTCTGTCACAGGAGATGTCAAAGTTTGGGAATAAGCTGAGCTGCACGTCTGATAGGTCATAGCTGTGGTTGGCAGGCACTCTGGGTCATCGATGCTTAGAGACACAAGAGAAATATTCTGCAGTGCCACTGGGCTGTGGCACATCAGAGATGGCACATTTTTAACTATTGCTGTGCTCTTTTGGAGCCATTCTCGAAACCCAAGAATTTGGCAATCACATTTCCAAGGGTTGTCGTCAAGGACAACTTCTTCCAGCTCAGGTAAAGCAGTAAAGAAGTCTGCAGGAAGAGACTGCAGGTTAGTACTATTCAGGTAAACTTTCTGGAGGTGCTTGAGATTATGAAAGAGGTTTCTAGGAAGAACCTCAAGCTTTGTATCAAAGAGGGAAATGTTCTGCAGTTTCTGAAGGCTCAGAAAGATTCCCTCTGGCAAACTGGAAATATTACTTGTATGGAGAGAAAGGCCCCGCAGTTCATTCAGGCCACTGAATACATTCCTAGGAAGAACCGTAAGCTCTGGGTTAAAACTCAGCACAAGAAGCTCTAAATTTGTCAAGTTACTGAACACAAAATCTGGTATTGTTGAGAGCTTTGTGTGATACAGCCATAGGCTACCAAGAAGCCTCATCTCTCCAAACAGTACTTCTGGAAGAGACTTCAGTGGGTTCCTGTACAAGGTCAGTTTAGACAGCTCATGCAAGTgcaaaaaaagcccagaaggCAAAACCTGAAGCCTGTTTCTGGAGAGTGTCAGCGTTCTTAGTTTGCGAAGACAATGAAATGTGTCAGCGGCAATGGAATGGATATTATTGGAATGCAGGaaaagctcctgcagctcctttagGCTATCAAACACACCAGACTCTATTGAAGACAGCCTATTAATATACAGCATCAGCCTCTCAAGCCTGGCTAATGCACTAAATATATTTCTAGGCAGTGCTGCTAAGTAATTTCTTGACAAGTTCAGTATTCTGAGTTTGGCAAGTTTCTTCATCATGCCACTGGGAATTGCTGTTAGCTGGTTTTTGTTCAAGTAAAGCTCCTGCAAACTAGCCAGTTTATCAAACAGATTTTCCTCAATAGATTTCAACCTGTTACTTTCAATGATCAATTGCTGAAGCTGTACCATGTCATCAAATACTTCTGGGGGAAGTTCAACCAGCTTATTATCTAGCAGTTTGAGGACTTTTAGCCTTCCCAAGCCTTTAAAAGCTGATGGTGAAACCAGAGCAATGTTGTTTGAAGACAGGATGAGATGCTGCAGTTCCGCCATCCTAGCAAAACCATCCTGCAAGTATGATATGTTAGCGTTTGTTATGTGAATTTCTGTCATGTTGCAAGGCAGATTTAACAATTCCAGGTCTTTTATGTGGGGGCCAGAgcaataaattgcattttttgaAGAGCAGTCACACTTCTCAGGACAAATGGATGCATCCAACTGGAAGAAAAGCTTGATCATCACTGACAAACGAAACACCAACATCCTTGCTGAAGTGCCAGAAACATTAGCTGTTACAAGAGATAAGAGAGAATCAGGATTTCATAATAGGTAATTTAGCAGCTCACAAAGATGTGTGATTATATCATAAACCAGCAAATGTGTGCAAAATTTCCCTTGCCTTGAAAGCAACttcaaaatctcttttattGTTGACTGCcaatatttctgaaatgctcAGCTTACACTGAGAAGTACAGATAAATTAACTTTTGTAAATCAAGTATTCCTTGTTTGTATTTGTAACAATTAACTTTAATAAAAGCATACAAAAATCATGATGAAACACTTAAGTAGTCAAAAGACATATATTTATTTGAACAGAAAAgcattacagaatcacagaagggtttgggttgaaaggatCATCTCTTTCCATCTGACAGGGATATCTTCCACTAGACAAGGTTTAGTATATTATACTAAATGACatgccaaaaatattttcaaaaattatcaAAAGGTCCTGCACTCACTGTGTTTTTCATTGTAAGTTATCTgagctttaaaaataagtttagCCTGCAAAAATAGACAATGGAGGTAAAAAGGTTGTCCTGTACTTTAAGTGgtgaaaagcaaaacagcacTGTCCAGTTAAATCCTGTCTCAGCATTTTCAAGTGATGGCTTCTTGGAACAGCCCAGGAACACACAAGAAGGAACAGGCTATTTCTGACACAGCCTGAAATAACACAGAAGACCCCATACAGCACAGGGCAGTAGTGAGCCTCTGATAACCACCAAGCCTCATTTCAACAGCTTAACACAATACCAAGCTAGCAGTGGTATTAGAAGTACAGTAAAATGAGAGGAAAGAAGTGCATAAAATTAGATGGGAAGTTGTAGCAATAAAGGTACATCTGCATGAAACACGCCACAAAGTTGGAAAGTTGCATGCATTTCCAAACAAACAGGAAAGCAATCATTGTAGGTATAAATGGTAATATTTAAAAGAGCAAGTCAAACAGAAACCCACAGTCTAGAAATACTTCCTCAATGAAATCAACAAGTCCAAGTGTATCAGAAACCTGGATGTCAAGCactggctgagcagcagaatAAGCTGCAGCTGGGACCACTGGAATAGCTACAAAATTTCCATAGATGTAATTGGGATAGCTGACACGTCACTCCTCTGCACCAGGAAcatggagggagaggaaggctCCATCCCCACATACTCTTTTCAGGGGCAATCCCACAGACTGCTGGGTTCAACCCCCTTTGCTGAAAGAGAAATCaggaaggacagcagagctTCTCAGGCACCTGAACAGCTGACAAGAACATACCACAATGGACCCAAAACAGCTGCATGTCCAAACCAGctactgcatttaaaaaaaaaagccagaagagCAAAAGggagtgctttaaaaaaaattaaattttattcagCTTCAGAGTACTGAAGTCTGGTAAAATGTCTAACTCTCCCTCAGAAAGGGAAGGATGTGGCATTTAGGGCTATCAACAACCAGCAACACGGTGCCACAAAACAACGTCTCAGTGGGCTTTTCACGACTCATTGAATGAGACATAGGCATCACCAAAGAACAGCACAAGATTCCACTCTTCTAAAGGTCTTTCACATGTCAAACAAGAATCTTTCAGAGAATCTCACCCTCCTAGTAATCCTCCCTACCCCAAAACTGTCATAAGCCAGTGATGCTTTTACCTCAATGGATTTGTAACTCAGCCTGTCCCTGATCCTACATATCCCCACGAGCAGAACCCTCCATCCAGAAACACTTTaagaaatttctgtttcaagCCCTGACTTGAACCAAATGGATGGAAAAACCCCCAATTTGTTATGCTAGAAACTGCAAATGCAGGTCCCTTGGAAGGTATGACTACAGGTCACTGTAAAATCAGAAACAGACTAACACTAGACTGTAGGTTTGTGATGACTGTTTTCCTGGTCTTACAGCAAAAGATAAGAGAGTATACAAGAAGACAAGCAGATGCTCAGAAATGCTAGAAAGCACTAGTTTTGACAAACAGCAAAATGGTTTAAATTCTTTGCAAGATATGAAGGCTATAAGTGCTGCCACAAGAACTGGAAAAGCCAGTGGATCTCAAACATCTCGAGCTGCtaaccatattaaaaaaaaaaattaaagattttaacAGTACAGAATACAGTAATACCCACAATAAAGATAATGATACATTCCCATGCCTTAAAATTCTCTCAAACCCTCATATGAGACACCTGGCATTCCAGAAAATGCACCAGCCTGGCTGGTCATTTACCAAAGTCTGGCCTACAGCCTCTTTCCCTTTCAgccccccttccccaccccccccagcccccaaatATTTCTCAAGACTACAAAAGGATGCCAGAAGTAATACATTAATACTGTTACTATATCAGAAGTCTCAAATCAGTTTTGAATTTATAGAATACTGAGCACATGTATTGCTTACCTCTTTTACTGTCTTGCAAGTTCCTTAACTCATACAAGCATGACAAAGAAATTTTGAGCTGTACCTTAGAAACTTATCTGCTGTTTAAAGGAACTTACtaggagcagagcaggcaatCAGGCTTCACCATGACACTGCACTTTAAATGGGAAGTAAAACAGCAAAAGGCATCCTCTAGATAACACTTTCACCCATATTTGCCCAGTTATTGAGACAGGCCAAAGGACAAACAATATTTGAAGCTTCAGAGCAGATTTTTGCTTATAATTGTTCAAGCAACCAACTTCCACAGGTTGTAAGCAACTCCAAAAGTAGGGCTTGAAGCCACTCTCATAACAGGAGAAAGTTTGAAGTCGCACACCCAATAGCAGAAAACTCACTTGTAGCTTCTTTGGCAGTGACATTGAAATATGTGCTTCAGCCAACCCAAAGCAAATCCGAGTGAAGTCAGAAATCTACATTTCAATGTGAGATGGGATCAGAAATTTCAGATTTGTCACCGGTCTGCTAAATTAGGTTTTGAAGGAGTGAACACATCCACTTTAAACCAAGTGCTCCTACCTTCACAAAGCTGCTCTGACTTTTAATTTCTTGCAGGATTGGAGTCAAAGCAATTTCAGTAAGGAATGAAGGGACTTTTTACTTAATGCTTTGGCTAAGTACTCCAAGGTTGACACATTTAGTTTCTGTGTTTCCTCCAAGTCTTCTGGAGTGGCAGGCCAACAAAACCTAAAACCTGTAAgattctgaaagagaaaagctaAGTTGTAAAAATAGAAGCTTGAAATTgaaagattttgtttttgttattaaGTAAAAAAGGTATTTCAACTATCTTGTTTTCAAGTTTAAAACAATATGCTCTGCCAATGACTGTTTCAATGGAAGGCGAGCCACAGGACAGAAAAGATGTCTTCATTTCCACATGATTTTTCTGAATATGACTGTGACAAAGGTGACAGCTCAGATCATGCCTCCCACATGTCCAAACAGAAGGAACATCTGAATAACCAGAGGTGGAAACAAACTGCTATCACATGTGCAAGGCTTTAGAATGGCTCTCCTAAGCcaccaggaaaagctgcagtcaGTGTGAATCCCCTCCGGAACACTAACACAGCAGGCACCCCTCCCACCCCCATCTGCAGAAACACGGAGGCACTGAACAACATATCCATGACATCAGAGGGAGTAAGCCTGTGCTCTTCAACAAACTTTGCATCTAAttctataaaaaaaattaaaacaatttcatgAAACTAAtgagaagaatgaaaatatcctttcattttaattttattttcaaagagctTCAGTCACAAAAATGATTTACAAGTCTATTTACAATTCTATTGTACAGTTATTTATGTATGCCTCTTGACAACAGGGTACCATTCTAGAGCAgcaatacatattttaaatacaaagatGTAGTAtcatttcagatttaaaaataaaaggaagctGAGCTTCTAGAGAGTGCTGTAATGATGAATGTTTTAATCTGTGTTAGGCTCGAGGAATTAATGACAAACTGAGTAGTTTCTGGTTCACATAATTATTAAACAAGCTGCAGTTTGttgaaaatagttttaaaaaccTGAAGCTTTACTGTATATAAAATCAACATATTCAAGACTCTAAAAATTGTCAAAAACCCACAGCTTTCCCTTAGACATACAAAACCCTAAGTTTACAATTCAGAATTTCATGGGAGAAATCCTACAGGACTTGAGCTCTCTCATTTTGTGATGTCCAACATAAGCATTAAAAATTTGCAGCATAAAAAGGACTCCACATCTGCTTAGTATTATACtgcatatacacatatacagtACAGGATTATTTACCCAATTTGGGATGACTGTTCAGCACAACCttcatgaagaaagaaaaaaataaatagaattaaaaaaccaacaactttttaaaaagtgcaacAGTAAGAGTTTCCAATTTAAAGTTCAGATGAATATGGACAGTCagttctgtgggttttttcagccGCTTCTATTCAAGCATtatttgcagcattttctttttacagtagATTTAGTTCTATAGTACATGAAACTAGAGTTACTGCTAATTGAAtctgaagggaaaggaaggaaaaaaaccttaaaaataacCCTGAGGGATATACAATTTCATGATCttgtaatttatttctaaaaagtAACATTTATTATTTAGCAACTGCTTTTCTGGATAGACCAGTCCTTTAAGTATGtgcataaataatatt is part of the Serinus canaria isolate serCan28SL12 chromosome 9, serCan2020, whole genome shotgun sequence genome and harbors:
- the GP5 gene encoding platelet glycoprotein V codes for the protein MLVFRLSVMIKLFFQLDASICPEKCDCSSKNAIYCSGPHIKDLELLNLPCNMTEIHITNANISYLQDGFARMAELQHLILSSNNIALVSPSAFKGLGRLKVLKLLDNKLVELPPEVFDDMVQLQQLIIESNRLKSIEENLFDKLASLQELYLNKNQLTAIPSGMMKKLAKLRILNLSRNYLAALPRNIFSALARLERLMLYINRLSSIESGVFDSLKELQELFLHSNNIHSIAADTFHCLRKLRTLTLSRNRLQVLPSGLFLHLHELSKLTLYRNPLKSLPEVLFGEMRLLGSLWLYHTKLSTIPDFVFSNLTNLELLVLSFNPELTVLPRNVFSGLNELRGLSLHTSNISSLPEGIFLSLQKLQNISLFDTKLEVLPRNLFHNLKHLQKVYLNSTNLQSLPADFFTALPELEEVVLDDNPWKCDCQILGFREWLQKSTAIVKNVPSLMCHSPVALQNISLVSLSIDDPECLPTTAMTYQTCSSAYSQTLTSPVTEHFTSSQGTAVTVQSDMEITSTPTSIPSATPGFTSSHVEDVGQPGLHFSDVPVQTSPSIIARTSSVRRTDLTTLVWWNEFPAHSSAKPYFNFTYCQLFLCVHSLILTLQTVVIVLSLYVMGNTRQLLLSRNIPAQPVVLRRILRR